One Vigna unguiculata cultivar IT97K-499-35 chromosome 11, ASM411807v1, whole genome shotgun sequence DNA window includes the following coding sequences:
- the LOC114168918 gene encoding putative axial regulator YABBY 2 isoform X5, translating into MSMEMMATERVCYVHCNFCNTILAVSVPYSSLLTIVTVRCGHCANLLSVNMGASLQPFPPQDPQKPHLSFEEPSSKELGSSSSKCNKIAPFETVEHEQPRIPPIRPTEKRHRVPSAYNRFIKEEIQRIKASNPDISHREAFSSAAKNWAHFPHIHFGLKLDGNSEGKLEQGEGGEKTNGFY; encoded by the exons ATGTCAATGGAAATGATGGCAACGGAACGTGTTTGTTATGTTCACTGCAACTTCTGCAACACCATTCTAGCG GTTAGTGTTCCATACAGCAGTTTGCTAACCATAGTGACGGTTAGATGTGGACATTGTGCTAATTTGCTATCAGTTAACATGGGAGCGTCCCTTCAACCATTTCCTCCACAAGACCCTcag AAACCGCACCTAAGCTTTGAAGAACCAAGCAGCAAGGAACTGGGATCCTCATCTTCAAAATGTAACAAAATAGCGCCATTTGAGACAGTAGAGCATGAACAGCCAAGGATTCCTCCCATTCGTC CCACAGAAAAGAGACATCGTGTGCCTTCTGCTTATAATCGGTTCATTAA GGAGGAAATCCAGAGGATTAAGGCTAGTAATCCAGATATCAGTCACAGGGAGGCTTTCAGCTCCGCAGCAAAAAAT TGGGCACATTTCCCTCACATTCACTTTGGGTTAAAGCTGGATGGTAACAGTGAAGGAAAGTTGGAGCAGGGAGAAGGTGGTGAAAAGACCAATGGATTCTACTGA
- the LOC114168918 gene encoding putative axial regulator YABBY 2 isoform X4: MSMEMMATERVCYVHCNFCNTILAVSVPYSSLLTIVTVRCGHCANLLSVNMGASLQPFPPQDPQSQKPHLSFEEPSSKELGSSSSKCNKIAPFETVEHEQPRIPPIRPTEKRHRVPSAYNRFIKEEIQRIKASNPDISHREAFSSAAKNWAHFPHIHFGLKLDGNSEGKLEQGEGGEKTNGFY; the protein is encoded by the exons ATGTCAATGGAAATGATGGCAACGGAACGTGTTTGTTATGTTCACTGCAACTTCTGCAACACCATTCTAGCG GTTAGTGTTCCATACAGCAGTTTGCTAACCATAGTGACGGTTAGATGTGGACATTGTGCTAATTTGCTATCAGTTAACATGGGAGCGTCCCTTCAACCATTTCCTCCACAAGACCCTcag TCACAGAAACCGCACCTAAGCTTTGAAGAACCAAGCAGCAAGGAACTGGGATCCTCATCTTCAAAATGTAACAAAATAGCGCCATTTGAGACAGTAGAGCATGAACAGCCAAGGATTCCTCCCATTCGTC CCACAGAAAAGAGACATCGTGTGCCTTCTGCTTATAATCGGTTCATTAA GGAGGAAATCCAGAGGATTAAGGCTAGTAATCCAGATATCAGTCACAGGGAGGCTTTCAGCTCCGCAGCAAAAAAT TGGGCACATTTCCCTCACATTCACTTTGGGTTAAAGCTGGATGGTAACAGTGAAGGAAAGTTGGAGCAGGGAGAAGGTGGTGAAAAGACCAATGGATTCTACTGA
- the LOC114168918 gene encoding putative axial regulator YABBY 2 isoform X2 yields the protein MDVLNVPHHTTLSLAGHCAHPPLKVSVPYSSLLTIVTVRCGHCANLLSVNMGASLQPFPPQDPQSQKPHLSFEEPSSKELGSSSSKCNKIAPFETVEHEQPRIPPIRPTEKRHRVPSAYNRFIKEEIQRIKASNPDISHREAFSSAAKNVYMCTQWAHFPHIHFGLKLDGNSEGKLEQGEGGEKTNGFY from the exons ATGGATGTATTGAATGTGCCACACCACACCACACTCTCCCTAGCTGGACACTGCGCACACCCCCCCTTAAAA GTTAGTGTTCCATACAGCAGTTTGCTAACCATAGTGACGGTTAGATGTGGACATTGTGCTAATTTGCTATCAGTTAACATGGGAGCGTCCCTTCAACCATTTCCTCCACAAGACCCTcag TCACAGAAACCGCACCTAAGCTTTGAAGAACCAAGCAGCAAGGAACTGGGATCCTCATCTTCAAAATGTAACAAAATAGCGCCATTTGAGACAGTAGAGCATGAACAGCCAAGGATTCCTCCCATTCGTC CCACAGAAAAGAGACATCGTGTGCCTTCTGCTTATAATCGGTTCATTAA GGAGGAAATCCAGAGGATTAAGGCTAGTAATCCAGATATCAGTCACAGGGAGGCTTTCAGCTCCGCAGCAAAAAAT GTTTATATGTGTACGCAGTGGGCACATTTCCCTCACATTCACTTTGGGTTAAAGCTGGATGGTAACAGTGAAGGAAAGTTGGAGCAGGGAGAAGGTGGTGAAAAGACCAATGGATTCTACTGA
- the LOC114168918 gene encoding putative axial regulator YABBY 2 isoform X3, with the protein MSMEMMATERVCYVHCNFCNTILAVSVPYSSLLTIVTVRCGHCANLLSVNMGASLQPFPPQDPQKPHLSFEEPSSKELGSSSSKCNKIAPFETVEHEQPRIPPIRPTEKRHRVPSAYNRFIKEEIQRIKASNPDISHREAFSSAAKNVYMCTQWAHFPHIHFGLKLDGNSEGKLEQGEGGEKTNGFY; encoded by the exons ATGTCAATGGAAATGATGGCAACGGAACGTGTTTGTTATGTTCACTGCAACTTCTGCAACACCATTCTAGCG GTTAGTGTTCCATACAGCAGTTTGCTAACCATAGTGACGGTTAGATGTGGACATTGTGCTAATTTGCTATCAGTTAACATGGGAGCGTCCCTTCAACCATTTCCTCCACAAGACCCTcag AAACCGCACCTAAGCTTTGAAGAACCAAGCAGCAAGGAACTGGGATCCTCATCTTCAAAATGTAACAAAATAGCGCCATTTGAGACAGTAGAGCATGAACAGCCAAGGATTCCTCCCATTCGTC CCACAGAAAAGAGACATCGTGTGCCTTCTGCTTATAATCGGTTCATTAA GGAGGAAATCCAGAGGATTAAGGCTAGTAATCCAGATATCAGTCACAGGGAGGCTTTCAGCTCCGCAGCAAAAAAT GTTTATATGTGTACGCAGTGGGCACATTTCCCTCACATTCACTTTGGGTTAAAGCTGGATGGTAACAGTGAAGGAAAGTTGGAGCAGGGAGAAGGTGGTGAAAAGACCAATGGATTCTACTGA
- the LOC114168918 gene encoding putative axial regulator YABBY 2 isoform X1, whose translation MSMEMMATERVCYVHCNFCNTILAVSVPYSSLLTIVTVRCGHCANLLSVNMGASLQPFPPQDPQSQKPHLSFEEPSSKELGSSSSKCNKIAPFETVEHEQPRIPPIRPTEKRHRVPSAYNRFIKEEIQRIKASNPDISHREAFSSAAKNVYMCTQWAHFPHIHFGLKLDGNSEGKLEQGEGGEKTNGFY comes from the exons ATGTCAATGGAAATGATGGCAACGGAACGTGTTTGTTATGTTCACTGCAACTTCTGCAACACCATTCTAGCG GTTAGTGTTCCATACAGCAGTTTGCTAACCATAGTGACGGTTAGATGTGGACATTGTGCTAATTTGCTATCAGTTAACATGGGAGCGTCCCTTCAACCATTTCCTCCACAAGACCCTcag TCACAGAAACCGCACCTAAGCTTTGAAGAACCAAGCAGCAAGGAACTGGGATCCTCATCTTCAAAATGTAACAAAATAGCGCCATTTGAGACAGTAGAGCATGAACAGCCAAGGATTCCTCCCATTCGTC CCACAGAAAAGAGACATCGTGTGCCTTCTGCTTATAATCGGTTCATTAA GGAGGAAATCCAGAGGATTAAGGCTAGTAATCCAGATATCAGTCACAGGGAGGCTTTCAGCTCCGCAGCAAAAAAT GTTTATATGTGTACGCAGTGGGCACATTTCCCTCACATTCACTTTGGGTTAAAGCTGGATGGTAACAGTGAAGGAAAGTTGGAGCAGGGAGAAGGTGGTGAAAAGACCAATGGATTCTACTGA